AAGGTTGATGTCGTCATTACGTGCTATGAACATGGGACGAAaaactaaacttttgactactttatttaTAAGGAGGGGGGTCAATGATTTGGACCCCTAGCTTTTAGAGAGAACATAAATATTACTTGTTGAACTCCATCTAGGTCACATTTTATTTGGATAGTCTGGATACTttacagatggtcatactatcaacacattttctgttgataagcaactgcctgctaaggttagggttagggttaaggtaaggcttaagtttagggttaggataagggttatggttagggttagggttagtagatagttagttgaaatgttactgatagtctgtagagcatctataaataaagtgttacccattTAGTCAAATGAGCAGCCAGACTGCAGCCCCGGGTCAGGCATGAGGCATCTGTGTCCCATCCTCTCAAGGGAAATGTCAAATACTGACTGGCTGGGCTCCCTAGAGTGTGAATGCAATGTCCTCAGCAGGGTGATGTCACCATGACAAGGTGAGGAGACATTTAGAAGAAGACTTTCTCTAGAGGCCCTTAAGCAACATTTATGTGCCATGGTTCTGCAGAGAGGGGATTTGTGACGGTCTCTATTTGATTCCGGAAGGGCAAAGCTTTGTTCTGTTATGGCAGAGATTTCAGGTGTGGGACGAGACTTATGTTAGCTGGAGGTGGACAAAGATGTGCCGAGGGATATACTCACTCCCCCATCCTCACTGAATCATCCACTTCCTTTCTCTAATCCACTTCTCTCTAGTGAACCACACGTGTGTCCTGTTTGTATTGTTTGATGTTTTAACATATAAATAGGTGGACTTACACATTTGATGGGGATTAGTCCAGTTTAGCTCTGTGCCTAATGCAATGATTAGGGATTTCTGCCAGAGCAGATAAGTCAATTACTGTATCGCTAGTTATTCAGAGGCTGTGTTCAACTGTTAAAGGGGCATAAGCCTAAAAGCAGGACCTAAGATATAAGGAACTGTTCAGTGTCAGTTAATGAGCTGTCAGCCAATACCTCCTCATTAAGTCCCATTCACATCAACCAATTGTGCATTGTGACAGTCAAACAGGTCCCTGAACCATCCAGTATCACAAAACAACTACTCAAAGTGACAAATTACTCAGAGACAATCTGAGTAACTCAGTCAGATGCTGTACACCAAATGAGATCGCCCTGCCCATCAGCTGAACCACTATTAGATGTAGCAAACGTGCAGAGCCTCCCTCTGAGAGCATGTTCCCTCCAAACACTTTACCGTGAGACTGGTTGTGaaggttttcctcctcctctactgagGAGGactagcgagaaggatcggaggaccaatgcgcagcgtggtatgtgtccatattgtttaataaaacataaactgaacactcaatgaatacaaaacaataaacgtgaacaaaaccgaaccAGTACTGTGTGGcgaacagacacagacacggaaacaatcacccaaaaaataacagtgaaacccaggctacctaagtatgattctcaatcagagacaactaacgacacctgcctctgattgagaaccatactaggccgaacacagaaaaccaacctagaaacacaaaacatagaatgccacccaattcacgccctgatcaactaaaacaaacaaataacacaagaactagggtcagaacgtgacactggtAGCTTTGTCCGATTCAGGTGAACAGGATAGACTACAGGCCACGAAACAAGGTAAAATACTAGGGGCCTGAAAACACATGGATCAATTTGTATTTTCTTTGAGCTGCAGAGCCCGTCCCCCAAAAAGCTGGATATAATACTACCAGCTCTTACCTGCCTGAAACACATCTGGATATAATACTACCAGCTCTTACCTGCCTGAAACACATCTGGATATAATACTACCAGCTCTAAACACATCTGGATATAATACTACCAGCTCTTACCTGCCTGAAACACATCTGGATATAATACTACCAGCTCTTACCTGCCTGAAACACATCTGGATATAATACTACCAGCTCTTACCTGCCTGAAACACATCTGGATATAATACTACCAGCTCTTACCTGCCTGAAACACATCTGGATATAATACTACCAGCTCTTACCTGCCTGAAACACATCTGGATATAATACTACCAGCTCTTACCTGCCTGAAACACATCTGGATATAATACTACCAGCTCTTACCTGCCTGAAACACATCTGGATATAATACTACCAGCTCTTACCTGCCTGAAACACATCTGGATATAATACTACCAGCTCTTACCTGCCTGAAACACATCTGGATATAATACTACCAGCTCTTACCTGCCTGAAACACATCTGGATATAATACTACCAGCTCTTACCTGCCTGAAACACATCTGGATATAATACTACCAGCTCTTACCTGCCTGAAACACATCTGAATATAATACTACCAGCTCTTACCTGCCTGAAACACATCTGGATATAATACTACCAGCTCTTACCTGCCTGAAACACACGTAGCTTATCGGGCACAGGGTGAAAGCATCAAGTGAAATGGTGGAAGGAACAGCATAGTGAGAGAGTGTATTGGTACTGTAGATGAGGGGAGCTCCTGCTAGCTCCGCATAGCCCTGTTAAGCCAACACTTAATCACTGCCTACCAGTAATAGATTTCATTTCATGTAGGATAACCTAACACAACACAAGAGAAAAATGTATTGGTCTGTCAATTCAATAGTTTTTTTGTAAACAATAGGTGGAAACACATCTCATTTGTGGTGTTGTTTTCTTTTGTTAAGACTAAAAGGGTCTTCTCTTGGAGCTGTTGTCAGTATGTAGCTTCCTCTCCAACTTCtcgttgtcctgctgaaagtatctcctcccatgtcagCTACAATAGTTTTTGTTTACCAGGCCTGTTTTCAACAGCAGTATACCACCAGCAAGTTGTCGAATGTCTTGTTTTAACTTGACAATCTCATTAGTCCTCATCGTTGTTTGTAAACAACTTTGTTTTCATAGCACATCTCCGCTAATCACCTTGTCGCACACATTCATTATTATTAAATAAAGATAAATGTTAATGATGTTATATGTGTGGATGTAGCCCTAGTTTTCAGTAGTTTCCCTAAATTAGAATTTTGATGTATGCATTTAGGATAGTTAATTATCTAATCCATTATTTTCCTCTGTTTCCCTCCATAGGTGCAAAGGCGATTCAACGCCTGAACCCCAACTGAATAGAAGAACATCCCCAAGACCAGATGCAATGGAGATGTTCAATTTCACCAACTTCACCTACTGGAATGCCTCAGAAGGCAATGACGCAGGGCCTGTCATTGAACCCGAAAGCCCATACAAGACTGTGGAGGTGGTGTTCATCGTATTGGTGGCTGGGTCCCTCAGCCTGGTCACCGTTATTGGAAATATCCTGGTCATGCTTTCCATTAAGGTCAATAGGAACCTACAGACTGTCAACAACTACTTTTTATTCAGCCTTGCATGTGCTGACCTAATCATCGGGCTGTGTTCCATGAACTtgtatacagtatacatagtGATTGGCTACTGGCCCTTAGGGCCTGTGGTGTGTGATCTGTGGCTAGCCTTGGACTATGTAGTGAGTAACGCATCTGTCATGAACCTACTCATCATCAGTTTTGACAGATACTTCTGTGTCACAAAGCCCCTCAGCTACCCTGTCAAAAGGACCACCAAGATGGCAGGGATGATGATTGCTGCTGCCTGGGTCCTGTCTTTCATTCTGTGGGCCCCGGCCATCCTTTTCTGGCAGTTCATCGTGGGCGGGCGGACAGTGCCTGAGAGGGAGTGTTACATTCAGTTCTTCTCTAATGCAGCAGTCACCTTCGGCACGGCCATCGCAGCCTTCTACCTGCCCGTTATCATCATGGTCATTCTCTACATACAGATCTCTATAGCCAGTAAAAGCCGGGTGAAGAAAGAGACCAGGAAGCCGTCAGGGCCCAACCCAGAGGCCCTGTCCCACGAGCAGGCAAGGGCCAGTAATACTGCCAAGCCCATCAACAacaacctgacagcagaggacaCAGAGCAGGGCACGACCCAAGCCACAGATGACGTGGCGAACCAGCACGACGGTAAACTGCAGAACGGCAAGGGCCCATCCACCacgggtggagagggggagatggagggtgaAGACGGGGGAAGGGAGAACTGTGCCcacggagaggagaaagagagctcCAACGACTCGACATCTGGCAGTGCAGCGGCGTCCAACCACAAAGAAGAAGAAGCGGTGCCATCCAGAGCAAACTGCAACACCGAGCTCGTTCAGCAGCCAACCCGCCACCGGGCCAAGGCAGGCGGCTCCAAACTCACCTGCATCAAGATTAAGACCAGTTCTCTCAAGGGGGATTGCTACACGCCCTCCAACGCCACGGTGGAGATCGTCCCCGCCACGGAGAAGCAGAACCACGTGGCGCGGAAAATCGTGAAGATGACCAAGCAGCCGCCCAAGAAGAAGAAAGCACCACCGTCTCGGGAGAAGAAGGTGACCCGTACCATCATGGCCATCCTGGTGGCCTTTGTGGCCACCTGGACACCTTACAATGTCATGGTGCTCATCAACACCTTCTGCTCCAGCTGCATCCCCAGCACAGTCTGGACTATCGGCTACTGGCTGTGCTACATAAACAGCACCATCAACCCCGCCTGCTATGCCCTCTGCAATGTCACTTTCAAAAAGACATTCAAACATCTCCTCCTCTGCCAATACAAAAACATTAGGTCAGCTAGATGAATATAGAtgcgagtgtgcgtgtgtgtgcgtgtgtgtgcgtgtgtgtgtgcgtgcgtgcgtgtgtgagagagagggagagagagagagagagagagagagagagagagagagtgtgagagtgagagtgtgagagagagtgagagtgtgagagtgtgagagtgtgagagagagagagagagagagagagagagagagagagagagagagagagagagagagagagagagagagagagacgtgtttATGGTGTGGTCCCTTTCCTTTGTTTTTACTCTACAAGAGAACTTGTATCCTGCAGCCATGTTGGGTTTGGCTCTGATGAATGAGATTTGTGATGCAACTGTTGAGACATAAGACATACAAAGAAGCGCACAGCCAGGAGAACAAATAGACCGAACTTGAAAAGGACAGTTGGATAGAGAGCTCTGCACTGCACAAGACAAAATTCTAAGGGAAAATAGGGCTGACTGAATTCACAAACTTCCCGTTTGAAATTCAGTGTAAAAAAAAGAAACCTGTATATATCAATGTATACGCAAaatctaaatgtgtgtgtgtgtgtgtgcgtgcgtgcgtgcgtgcgtgcgtgcgtgcgtgcgtgcgtgcgtgcgtgcgtgcgtgcgtgcgtgcgtgtgtgtgtgtgtgtgtgtgtgtgtgcatcagtcTGAGCGTGACAGAATGATCCATCACACAGTTTCAGTGGAGATGTCCGCCAGTAGAGACAGCACAAGGACATACAGAACATACTACAAACTGTTATCTGTATGCCGGTGGCACTCTGTGTTGGCGGCACACAAAGCAGAGCAGCTTGTCTAAACTGCCTCTCTGACATGTTCATATACGACTGAGTAACATGGCTGGGAGCCTTCCTATCTCCAGGGATGGACCATAAGTGACCCCTGAAGGGCATAGCAGGACAGAGACCAGGCCTGGCCAGGGTCACCTCTCATCACAACGCAGGTCTGAGGTTAGGAAACTTGTTTGAAAAAGTAGATACTTCCCACCAAAGAAAAGGGTGGAAAATGGTCATGAGTATAAACAAATAAATAGATCATGTAAAAATACATCCAAAAAGGCATTGTTCAATTACATTATTTAGCTTGCTATTCGTTTTCCACATCATTTTAGATGATCAGCGATTTGATCTCTAACAATTCATTACATGATGAATTTGATGTTTATTTGATTGTATATTAAGATGTTTGTTTTGTCAGAtagtctacactcttagaaaacaaGGTGCtaactagaaccaaaaagggttatttggctgtcaccgtaggagaaccctttcaagaacaccttttggttccaggtagaacccttttggatccAGTAGAATCCTTTtgcgttccatgtagaaccctttccacccAGAGTTCAACATGGAcaacaaaaagggttctcctatggggacagcttcAGAACCCTTAATGAACCTGTTTTCTAAAAGTGTGTTGATGCTTGGAGCTTGTAAATAAATTTCAGAGGGTGGCAGTTGGCAGGGGCTTGGAGCCAAAGCCTATTCAATTATACAGGAAGGGATCTTGTGCTTTTCCAGGGGTGAGTTGGATATTCCTCTGAGATTGGATTTTCAACATAATTTGATCCCGCTGTGTTGCAGATGTTACCGCCTGTGACAAGAGCCTGTTGTATGTCAGTCCTGACTGATAATGAAGAGGATTATATTTTGTCTTGCTGTCATCAGAGGTGGTTTGTATTCGTTAGGTAGAGGTTACCAAGGTTGTAGAGTGATTGATAGAGTGTCATACCGTGGAGATTTAGAGGTTATTTCAGTGCATGTTTCTGTTGTTACCCCAGAATGGGGTTATATACCAATAATCACAGGCCATGGCCTTGTGAATTATAAGGGCTACTCGATGTTAGATGTACTAATTCAtctacatctgtgtgtgtgtgtgtgtgtgtgtgtgtgtgtgtgtgtgtgtgtgtgtgtgtgtgtgtgtgtgtgtgtgtgtgtgtgtgtgtgtgtgtgtgtgtgtgtgtgtgtgtgtgtgtgtgtgtgtgtgtgtgtgtgtgtttcatcacaTGAATATAGATGAAGTCATATGTACTGTTTATGTATGTGTTTTTGAGATCACAGTCTAATGATGTTAGAAATATTACGACACTAGAATTCCCATGGTTTTGTGCCATACTATTTGTGTCCATATATGTCGTCCACACCGTATGCTGATCTCCAACACAGTCCATTTATCTCTAACATGCTAATGTATTCCAATTTAAGTAATGAATATAAAGCAGCCATGGGATGGTCGCCACGTTGGTTGCTAGGGGGGCTTAACAGAAAATGACACCCGCATTGAGCAGCCCCTTAAGGCAGTCTCCTTAAAGAGAGATATGGGACAGGCCTTTAATGGAAACTCACCATGAGCCTGATCAGATTATAAAATGATCTGGAACACCTACTGGAGATTAAAGATTGGCTATTACGTGCTCGGTTTACACAGCCCCTCCCGTCCCACTTAGTGTCCCACTTGCTCCTGATCCCGTTATGTGTGACTGTGACGTCCACTATATCAGGGCATTGTTTAAAGGCCTGTGAAACATAAGGAACATCATATTTgcattttctttctttctatctatctatctatctctctctctctctctctctctctctctctctctctctctctctctctctctctctctctctgacattgtCCCCCAGTGTCTCCTCCCCCTTAATGACATTGTTATGACTAACATCGCCCCCAATATTGGAAAGATAAAAGACAAAGCAACCTACTGCAAATTCACTAGATTCACACATTTAGGTCATGAGTAATTATTAATAAATTCTGCTTTTAATGGAAATAGTGATGGCAAAGGAAGTGGAAGAGGATGAAGATCATCTGAATCCTTGCAATCTTCCTTATTTAAATGCAGGTTGTCCTCTGGAAGCCTGGCTCGTATAATTCAGTCAATCTGTTCGACTGCACGAGCCCAGCAGTGTGCGAGAGGCATCCATCCAAGTTCACAATCCAGCCATCCGTCAGGTTGATAAGTGGACCCATGTCTGGGTGTCATCTGTCACATGTCTCAGTGGTTGGTGTTGCTAAGAGCCTCCTAGCTTCCCAGAACGGAACGTTTGATTCAGCTCAGGCTAAGCTGTTGTTTGAGTGATACCAGCAGGAAAGTAAGTGCTCTCTCTTTTTAGAGAACCGTTATCCGGGTGTTTGACGGAAAGTGACAGCCATTTATCACCAATGGAGGGACAGGGTTCACCGCCCCCAGACAAGATGGCTGTCACTCACTGTGTCTCAGCGGAATGCTCTTTCAGCTGCTTTCAGACACAGTGGAAAGCTCACACCCCTTTAGCACTCCTCCCCTGTCAACAGCATATCGTTTGACTAACAGGACAAAAGAAATCCTGCACTGTCCACTTTGTACGGTCTGATAAGTCTGCAACAGGCTCTCACATCTTAGGTACCATGTTTGGATACTGTCAGCCAATTCAGACAGGGTCAACCAAAGGTTTCCACAAAATAAATGACCCGTCCTTCAGGAATCCCACGCTACTGTATAGTCTAGGGAATGATGGAAACAAGGTGATGGAGTACAGTAACTCTCAGATGGATTTTGGCTAGACTTTTTATTACcatactgtaacaacaggacatGCTCTCTGTCCATGT
This DNA window, taken from Oncorhynchus nerka isolate Pitt River linkage group LG23, Oner_Uvic_2.0, whole genome shotgun sequence, encodes the following:
- the LOC115107106 gene encoding muscarinic acetylcholine receptor M2-like gives rise to the protein MEMFNFTNFTYWNASEGNDAGPVIEPESPYKTVEVVFIVLVAGSLSLVTVIGNILVMLSIKVNRNLQTVNNYFLFSLACADLIIGLCSMNLYTVYIVIGYWPLGPVVCDLWLALDYVVSNASVMNLLIISFDRYFCVTKPLSYPVKRTTKMAGMMIAAAWVLSFILWAPAILFWQFIVGGRTVPERECYIQFFSNAAVTFGTAIAAFYLPVIIMVILYIQISIASKSRVKKETRKPSGPNPEALSHEQARASNTAKPINNNLTAEDTEQGTTQATDDVANQHDGKLQNGKGPSTTGGEGEMEGEDGGRENCAHGEEKESSNDSTSGSAAASNHKEEEAVPSRANCNTELVQQPTRHRAKAGGSKLTCIKIKTSSLKGDCYTPSNATVEIVPATEKQNHVARKIVKMTKQPPKKKKAPPSREKKVTRTIMAILVAFVATWTPYNVMVLINTFCSSCIPSTVWTIGYWLCYINSTINPACYALCNVTFKKTFKHLLLCQYKNIRSAR